In Bacillus sp. NP247, one DNA window encodes the following:
- a CDS encoding methionine ABC transporter permease, with amino-acid sequence MDKLIANIDWNQMLEATGETLYMTAIAALATFVLGLILGLLLFMTAKDNLWENKAINTVIGAFVNIFRSIPFIILIILLIPFTKILLGTILGASAALPALIIGAAPFYARMVEIALREIDKGVIEASKAMGAKTSTIILKVLIPESLPALVSGITVTTIALVGYTAMAGVVGAGGLGTLAYLEGFQRGNNDVTIVATICVLLVVFLIQWIGDSVTTRIDKR; translated from the coding sequence GTTAATCGCAAATATTGATTGGAATCAAATGTTAGAAGCAACTGGTGAAACGTTATATATGACGGCAATCGCAGCGCTTGCCACATTTGTGTTAGGACTTATTTTAGGACTATTACTCTTTATGACAGCGAAAGATAATTTATGGGAAAATAAAGCGATTAATACGGTGATTGGAGCATTCGTAAACATTTTCCGTTCTATACCGTTCATCATTTTAATTATTTTATTAATCCCATTCACAAAAATCCTTCTTGGAACAATTCTTGGAGCGAGTGCAGCACTGCCAGCTTTAATTATTGGCGCAGCACCGTTTTACGCGAGAATGGTTGAAATCGCACTTCGTGAAATTGATAAAGGTGTAATTGAAGCTTCAAAAGCAATGGGAGCAAAAACAAGCACAATTATTTTGAAAGTGTTAATTCCAGAATCGTTACCAGCGTTAGTATCTGGTATTACGGTTACGACAATTGCTTTAGTAGGCTATACAGCAATGGCAGGTGTTGTTGGTGCTGGTGGTCTTGGAACACTTGCTTACTTAGAAGGATTCCAGCGTGGAAATAACGATGTAACAATCGTTGCGACAATTTGTGTATTACTCGTTGTATTTTTAATTCAGTGGATTGGTGATAGTGTAACGACTCGAATAGATAAAAGATAG
- the sufC gene encoding Fe-S cluster assembly ATPase SufC, translating to MAGSTLTVKDLHVSIDGKEILKGVNLEVKGGEIHAIMGPNGTGKSTLSSAIMGHPKYEVTEGSIIIDGEDVLEMEVDERAQAGLFLAMQYPSEISGVTNADFLRSAINARREEGEEISLMKFIRTLDKNMEFLEMDPEMAQRYLNEGFSGGEKKRNEILQLMMIEPKIAILDEIDSGLDIDALKVVSKGINQMRGEDFGCLMITHYQRLLNYITPDFVHVMMNGRIVKSGGPELAQRLEAEGYDWIKKELGIEDETAEQEA from the coding sequence ATGGCTGGTTCTACATTAACGGTTAAAGACTTACACGTATCAATCGACGGCAAAGAAATTTTAAAGGGTGTAAACCTTGAAGTAAAAGGTGGAGAAATCCACGCAATTATGGGACCTAACGGAACAGGTAAATCAACTTTATCTTCTGCGATTATGGGTCACCCAAAGTATGAAGTAACAGAAGGTAGCATCATCATCGACGGTGAAGATGTATTAGAAATGGAAGTAGATGAGCGCGCACAAGCAGGTCTATTCCTAGCAATGCAATATCCAAGTGAAATTAGCGGAGTAACAAACGCTGACTTCTTACGTTCTGCAATTAATGCACGTCGTGAAGAAGGCGAAGAAATTTCTCTTATGAAATTTATCCGTACATTAGATAAAAACATGGAATTCCTAGAAATGGATCCAGAAATGGCACAACGTTACTTAAACGAAGGTTTCTCTGGCGGTGAGAAAAAACGTAATGAGATTCTTCAATTAATGATGATCGAGCCGAAAATTGCAATCTTAGATGAAATCGACTCAGGTCTTGATATCGATGCATTAAAAGTTGTATCTAAAGGTATTAACCAAATGCGCGGCGAAGATTTCGGTTGCCTAATGATTACGCATTACCAACGTTTATTAAACTACATCACTCCAGACTTCGTTCACGTTATGATGAACGGTCGTATCGTTAAATCTGGTGGCCCTGAGCTTGCACAACGTCTAGAAGCTGAAGGTTACGACTGGATTAAAAAAGAATTAGGTATTGAAGACGAAACAGCAGAGCAAGAAGCGTAA
- the metQ gene encoding methionine ABC transporter substrate-binding lipoprotein MetQ: MKKLLLTALISTSIFGLAACGGKDKDEEKLVVGASNVPHAEILEKAKPLLEKKGIELEIKKFQDYVLPNKSLADKELDANYFQHIPYLEKEIKDKKYDFEIAGKVHLEPIGVYSQKYKSLKELPDGATIIMSNSVTDHGRGLAILQKEGILKIKDGVEPVKATPKDIADNPKNLKFKTDIEPGLLPQVYNNKEGDAVLINSNYAIDAKLNPEKDAIAIEGSDSPYANIVAVRKGDKDKKEIKALVEVLHSKEIEDFINKEYKGAVVPVKE, from the coding sequence ATGAAAAAATTATTACTTACAGCACTTATTTCAACTTCAATTTTTGGGTTAGCTGCTTGTGGCGGGAAAGATAAAGATGAAGAGAAACTAGTTGTTGGTGCTTCTAACGTACCGCACGCTGAAATTTTAGAAAAGGCAAAACCGTTACTTGAGAAAAAAGGAATTGAGTTAGAAATTAAAAAATTCCAAGACTACGTGTTACCGAATAAATCGTTAGCAGATAAAGAATTAGATGCTAACTACTTCCAGCACATTCCGTATTTAGAAAAAGAAATTAAAGATAAGAAATATGATTTTGAAATAGCAGGAAAAGTTCATTTAGAACCGATTGGTGTGTATTCTCAAAAATATAAAAGCTTAAAAGAACTTCCAGACGGGGCGACAATTATTATGAGTAATTCTGTTACTGATCATGGTCGTGGTTTAGCAATTTTACAAAAAGAAGGCATTTTAAAAATTAAAGACGGAGTAGAGCCAGTTAAAGCAACTCCAAAAGATATTGCAGATAATCCGAAAAACTTAAAATTCAAAACGGATATTGAGCCTGGTTTATTACCACAAGTGTATAACAATAAAGAAGGCGATGCTGTTTTAATTAACTCTAACTATGCGATTGATGCGAAATTAAACCCAGAAAAAGATGCAATTGCAATTGAAGGTAGTGATTCTCCATATGCTAACATCGTAGCAGTTCGTAAAGGCGATAAAGATAAAAAAGAGATTAAAGCTCTTGTAGAAGTGCTGCATTCTAAAGAAATTGAAGATTTTATTAATAAAGAATATAAAGGGGCAGTTGTTCCTGTAAAAGAATAA
- the metQ gene encoding methionine ABC transporter substrate-binding lipoprotein MetQ: protein MKKIILSVVTALSVFTLAACGGKEENKLVVGASNVPHAVILEKAQPILEKKGIKLEIKKFQDYVLPNKALADKEIDANYFQHIPYLDKEIQEKGYKIVNAGKIHLEPMGIYSKKYKSLKDLPDGGTVIMSNNVAERGRMLALLQKGGVIKLKDGVDIVKATVKDVVENPKNLKFKTDVEPGLSPKLYENNEGDALFINSNYAIDAKLNPKRDAIAIEGSDSPYANIIAVRKGDEKKKEIKELVEVLHSKEIQDFINKEYKGAVLPVNE from the coding sequence ATGAAAAAGATTATACTGTCAGTTGTTACAGCGCTGTCTGTATTTACATTAGCCGCTTGCGGGGGGAAAGAGGAGAATAAGCTTGTCGTTGGAGCTTCTAACGTGCCGCACGCTGTTATTTTAGAGAAGGCACAGCCGATATTAGAGAAAAAAGGTATTAAATTAGAGATTAAAAAATTCCAGGACTATGTTCTGCCGAATAAAGCTTTAGCGGATAAAGAAATTGATGCGAACTACTTCCAACACATTCCTTATTTAGATAAAGAGATTCAAGAAAAAGGATATAAAATTGTAAATGCAGGAAAAATTCATTTAGAGCCAATGGGCATTTATTCTAAGAAATATAAAAGCTTAAAAGATCTTCCTGATGGAGGAACGGTTATTATGAGTAATAACGTAGCTGAGCGTGGCCGTATGTTAGCGTTGTTACAAAAAGGCGGCGTTATTAAACTAAAAGATGGTGTTGATATCGTTAAAGCAACAGTGAAAGATGTTGTGGAAAACCCAAAAAATTTAAAGTTTAAAACAGATGTGGAGCCTGGCCTTTCACCGAAGCTGTATGAAAACAATGAAGGCGATGCTTTGTTCATTAATTCAAACTATGCAATTGATGCAAAATTAAATCCGAAAAGGGATGCAATTGCAATTGAAGGATCAGACTCTCCATATGCAAATATTATTGCAGTTCGTAAAGGTGACGAGAAGAAAAAAGAAATTAAAGAGTTAGTAGAAGTGCTACATTCAAAAGAAATTCAAGATTTTATTAATAAAGAATATAAAGGCGCTGTACTTCCTGTGAATGAATAG